A single Tamandua tetradactyla isolate mTamTet1 chromosome X, mTamTet1.pri, whole genome shotgun sequence DNA region contains:
- the P2RY10 gene encoding putative P2Y purinoceptor 10, producing the protein MDNNTTSNADTDCPPPNVTFQYSLYATTYILIFIPGLLANSSALWVLCRFISKKNKAVIFMINLSVADLAHVLSLPLRIYYYISHHWPFQKALCLLSFYLKYLNMYASICFLTCISLQRCFFLLKPFRARDWKRQYDVGISAAIWLIVGTACLPFPILRSTDLANKTESCFADLGYTPMNAVALVGMITIAELAGFVIPVVVIAWCTWKTTISLRQPQLAFQGISERQKALRMVFMCAAVFFICFTPYHINFIFYTMVKETIISSCPIVRSTLYFHPFCLCLASLCCLLDPILYYFMASEFRDQLSHHGSSVIRSRLMSRESGSSMAS; encoded by the coding sequence ATGGATAACAATACCACCAGCAATGCCGATACCGACTGCCCTCCACCTAATGTGACATTTCAGTACTCCTTGTATGCAACCACCTATATCCTCATATTCATCCCCGGTCTTCTGGCCAACAGTTCAGCCTTGTGGGTTCTTTGCCGCTTCAttagcaagaaaaataaagctgtaaTTTTTATGATCAATCTCTCTGTGGCTGATCTTGCGCATGTGCTGTCTTTACCCCTCCGGATTTACTATTACATCAGTCACCACTGGCCTTTTCAGAAAGCCCTTTGCCTACTGAGTTTCTACCTGAAGTATTTGAATATGTATGCCAGCATTTGCTTCCTGACATGCATCAGCCTTCAGAGATGCTTCTTTCTCCTCAAGCCCTTCAGGGCCAGAGACTGGAAACGTCAGTATGATGTGGGCATCAGTGCTGCCATCTGGCTCATCGTGGGCACTGCCTGTTTGCCGTTTCCCATCCTCAGAAGCACGGACTTAGCCAACAAAACGGAGTCTTGCTTTGCTGATCTTGGTTATACGCCTATGAATGCAGTGGCTTTGGTTGGAATGATAACAATTGCTGAACTGGCAGGGTTTGTGATCCCAGTGGTCGTCATTGCATGGTGTACCTGGAAAACCACTATATCTTTGAGACAGCCACAACTGGCTTTCCAAGGGATCAGTGAAAGGCAGAAAGCACTACGGATGGTTTTCATGTGTGCCGCAGTCTTCTTCATTTGCTTCACTCCCTATcatattaactttattttttacacCATGGTAAAGGAAACCATCATTAGCAGTTGTCCCATTGTCCGAAGCACGCTGTATTTCCACCCTTTTTGTCTGTGCCTTGCAAGTCTCTGCTGCCTTTTGGATCCAATTCTCTATTACTTCATGGCCTCAGAGTTTCGTGACCAACTATCCCATCATGGCAGCTCTGTTATCCGTTCCCGCCTCATGAGCAGGGAGAGTGGTTCATCAATGGCTAgctaa